A part of Gambusia affinis linkage group LG19, SWU_Gaff_1.0, whole genome shotgun sequence genomic DNA contains:
- the baiap3 gene encoding BAI1-associated protein 3 isoform X3, whose product MTTLLDLKSSVLRQVQRSQSLRSRREAPPTASSPLTHCPPEPLPRRISGESAEFFERMNAILQKQENMMRAAQAECQRGSCTMPPPQEHVDQAFISERVSRTEVFDMGDEEHEIILQKVQESKRASFSLRVSVMKAKNLMAKDANGYSDPYCMLGILVGQSPRETEEKKERKFSFRKRREKLEKRSSTKEVLPARCIQVTEVKPETLNPVWDEHFVFEIDDVHNDLLHLDIWDHDDDVSVAEACKKLNEVSGLRGMGRYFKQIAKSVRSNGSASSGSEENVDDFLGCINIPLNEIPVAGYDTWFKLEPRSSTSKVQGECHLILKVFTSQRNTTLSKRDTNVSIHKKLLSQIVEYEHAQVKREPYNWNGQVSPPAWTILTHHAVQTDLSPQQQAIVRWQCYSNHHRNQRLCYSLLLRLLRTIDAEWDPPTVRGDLERQLSDSFRLYTEHCLCLMKNMRQVFPCTSAAAITRYELMLRGIGYMQNMRAFKTVCPLRNELHLDITTAVKKGTSEWYESLIAQYKPEEGSLEEQLKKMVQVIDAVCADVQRGQYIYNKLFYSAVKVDYFSISYRQLEKQVADDVNVAMERVCGTLEQESSRLTQTMGETIFELFMSLKILKGFREFLPLKDAKMLALTGFHNWFKSSIHKFLQIVHDRSCDRICKAVETDQLQPVQHAKHSCSAVEVTACFSQVREIWLQLSWPDSAGAFIFVTRLTDNFCNEAVCYSEMMTRKIERNQLAQDHKNFTVQLCIGLNNMEHVRVFLAHLPRDLDWPGVERAMEESCGAEGKEQVYKALNGQLFNMDLDLQREAKRLITVLTDKMLPELRRYIQHISLSPDSINNDDAVSPLMKYLQDTMVILTANLVKENFTRVLQSMWELLLRMILDAVTENRGVQVEFYNRFQYTVETLLQFFHVKGDGLALEDMKSGDYKVLDEELRLNKCSSFDLIEQYYLEKISLQKTLKHTPYGRISVKCYYEPPEQRLTVEILHAADIIALDANGLSDPFVIVELCPHHLFPAAKSQRTQVKLKTLHPVFDELFYFHVSPEQYRHRYACLTFTVMDYDWLSTNDFAGEAVAPLSDFCWPGRPNASAAGKNVQPIILHLSRSKPSEKPIMRMLDARMGDREAQEFVRRLKEIEKSMEED is encoded by the exons GTGTTTGACATGGGTGATGAGGAACATGAGATCATTCTTCAAAAAGTCCAAGAATCAAAG CGAGCCAGTTTTTCCTTGAGAGTCTCTGTTATGAAAGCAAAGAACCTGATGGCCAAGGATGCAAATG GGTATAGTGACCCCTACTGCATGCTGGGAATCCTGGTGGGTCAGAGCCCTCGAGAAActgaggagaagaaggagagaaagTTCAGCTTCAGAAAGAGGAGGGAAAAGCTGGAGAAACGCTCTAGCACCAAAGAAGTTTTACCTGCCAGATGCATTCAGGTGACCGAAGTCAAGCCAGAGACTCTAAACCCAGTGTGGGATGAACACTTTGTGTT tgaaatagACGATGTTCACAATGACCTCTTGCATCTGGACATATG ggatcatgatgatgatgtaTCTGTTGCAGAGGCCTGCAAAAAGCTCAATGAAGTCAGTGGGCTTCGAGGAATGGGCAG GTATTTTAAGCAAATAGCAAAGTCAGTGCGTTCCAATGGTTCAGCATCATCGGGGTCTGAGGAGAACGTTGACGACTTCCTTGGATGCATCAACATTCCTTTGAAT GAAATTCCTGTTGCTGGATATGATACCTGGTTTAAGCTGGAGCCACGGTCAAGTACATCTAAAGTTCAGGGAGAATGTCACCTTATTCTGAAAGTCTTCACTAGCCAG AGAAACACAACTTTATCAAAGAGGGACACAAATGTCTCCATTCACAAGAAACTTCTGAGTCAGATTGTGGAGTACGAGCATGCTCAAGTTAAG AGAGAGCCGTACAACTGGAATGGACAGGTTTCTCCTCCAGCATGGACTATACTAACTCACCATGCTGTGCAAACTGATCTCTCACCTCAACAGCAGGCTATTGT GCGCTGGCAGTGCTACAGCAACCATCATCGGAACCAGAGGCTGTGCTACTCCCTGCTGCTGCGCCTCCTGAGGACCATCGATGCAGAGTGGGACCCTCCCACCGTGAGGGGAGACCTG GAGAGGCAGCTATCAGACAGCTTCAGACTGTACACAGAGCACTGCCTGTGCCTGATGAAGAACATGCGTCAGGTTTTCCCCTGCACAAGCGCTGCTGCCATTACACGCTACGAGCTCATGCTGAG GGGGATTGGCTACATGCAAAACATGAGGGCATTTAAGACTGTTTGTCCTCTCCGAAATGAGCTTCATTTGGACATCACCACTGCTGTCAAG AAAGGAACGTCTGAGTGGTATGAAAGCTTAATTGCCCAGTACAAACCAGAGGAAGGG tctctggaggagcagctgaaaaaaatgGTTCAGGTGATTGATGCAGTTTGTGCAGATGTACAGAGAGGCCAATACATCTACAACAAACTCTTCtacag TGCTGTGAAAGTAGATTACTTCAGCATATCATACAGGCAGCTGGAAAAACAG GTAGCAGATGATGTAAATGTAGCAATGGAGCGGGTCTGTGGCACTCTGGAGCAAGAGAGCTCCAGACTGACTCAGACTATGGGGGAAACCATCTTCGAACTCTTCATGTCTTTGAAGATCCTCAAGGGCTTTCGAGAGTTTCTTCCCCTCAA AGACGCCAAAATGTTGGCCCTGACAGGCTTTCATAACTGGTTCAAGTCGTCGATTCATAAGTTCCTGCAGATTGTTCATGACAGATCCTGTGACAGGATCTGCAAAGCTGTTGAAACAGATCAG CTTCAGCCTGTGCAACATGCCAAACACAGTTGCTCAGCAGTGGAAGTGACAGCTTGCTTCAGCCAGGTACGTGAGATCTGGCTCCAGCTGTCCTGGCCAGACTCTGCGGGGGCCTTCATCTTTGTCACTCGTCTGACAGAC AACTTCTGCAATGAAGCTGTTTGCTACTCGGAGATGATGACGCGCAAGATTGAGAGGAACCAGCTGGCCCAAGACCACAAGAATTTCACAGTGCAG CTCTGCATCGGCCTTAACAACATGGAGCATGTCCGTGTTTTCCTGGCTCACCTGCCTCGAGACCTGGACTGGCCTGGCGTGGAGCGGGCCATGGAGGAGTCGTGTGGAGCGGAAGGGAAAGAGCAGGTCTACAAAGCCCTCAATGGGCAGCTGTTCAACATGGACCTGGACCTGCAAAGAGAAGCCAAGCGCCTAATCACAGTGCTCACCGACAAG ATGCTGCCTGAGTTGCGACGGTACATTCAGCACATCAGCTTGTCTCCCGACTCCATCAACAATGACGAC GCTGTTTCCCCTCTCATGAAGTACCTTCAAGACACGATGGTCATCCTGACAGCAAACCTTGTTAAGGAAAATTTTAccag AGTTCTGCAGAGCATGTGGGAGCTGCTCCTGCGAATGATCCTGGATGCGGTCACAGAAAACAGGGGTGTTCAGGTGGAGTTCTACAACCGCTTCCAGTACACAGTTGAG accCTGTTGCAGTTCTTCCATGTGAAAGGTGACGGTCTGGCCTTGGAAGACATGAAAAGCGGAGACTACAAG GTCTTGGATGAAGAGCTCAGGCTAAACAAATGTTCCTCCTTTGATCTGATTGAGCAGTACTACCTGGAGAAGATTTCCCTCCAG AAAACACTCAAGCATACACCGTATGGTCGAATCAGTGTGAAATGCTACTACGAGCCTCCAGAGCAGAGACTCACAGTGGAGATTCTGCATGCTGCGGACATTATCGCATTGGATGCTaatg GTCTTAGTGATCCATTTGTGATTGTGGAGCTTTGTCCTCATCACCTCTTTCCAGCAGCCAAGAGTCAACGCACTCAAGTGAAGTTAAAGACGCTGCATCCAGTGTTTGAtgaactgttttattt TCATGTCAGTCCTGAACAGTACAGGCACAGGTACGCCTGTTTGACCTTCACTGTGATGGACTATGACTGGCTGTCTACCAACGACTTTGCTGGAGAAGCTGTCGCTCCACTCAGCGACTTCTGCTGGCCGGGGAGACCCAACGCCTCGGCTGCAGGAAAGAATGTCCAGCCCATCATTCTGCACTTGTCCCGCAGCAAACCCAGTG AAAAGCCGATCATGAGGATGTTGGACGCTCGCATGGGAGACAGGGAGGCTCAGGAGTTTGTCCGCAGGCTGAAGGAGATTGAGAAGTCGATGGAGGAGGACTAA